The segment CAGTCGCGAGGCATTGCCGATCCGGTCTACATCATCAACCGTCTCGCGCAGCAGATGGTCGAACGCGGCGAGATGCTCGGGAGAACCGACATCCAGGAGATCCTTGCGATCAAGCTGCTCGGCGTGATTCCCGAAGACATGGGCGTCGTCGGCTCCACCAACCGGGGGACCCCCTTGGCGCTCGAGGGCGTTCGTCCGGCTGCCACCGCGTACCAGCGGATCTCCCGGCGGCTTCTCGGCGAGGAAGTGCCGATTCCGGAGTTCCGCAACGAAAGCGCCCTGGCGCGGTTTTGGAAGATGCTCGTCGGGCGTGCGTAGGCAACTCAGGGCTGAGCCGGTACGCCGGCCGACGAAAGGACGTCTCCATGGTCATGTCCGACTTCCTGGCGCGCATCGCGCGGTGGTTCCAGGGGCAAGCGCCCAGCAGGGAAGTCGCTCGGAATCGACTGCAGCTCATCCTCATCCAGGACCGATCCGGCGTCGATCCGGGAATCCTCGACTCGCTCCGAGAGGACCTGGTCGAGCTCATCGAGCGCTATTTTCACATATCCGAAGAAGGTATCGAGGTCGAGCTCCAGCGAGACGAGGACCGTGCTGCGCTGATCGCCAACATCCCGATCGTCTCCCTGAAGGCGCGTCACCGTGCAGACATCGAGAAGGCAGCGTCGCCAGCCTCGTAGCGCCGTCGCGCGCTCGGAGGCGTCGGAAGGTTCGGCGGCTGAATCGCCAGCGGTCCCACGTCGATGAGCGCTGTCCTGATCACGGCGCTCGCGTTCCGCCGTCACGCGCACCAAGAGCGCCAGACGCTACTGGATCGGGGGCTCCACCCCATCGACAGCCCCCATTTCCGACCGATGCCGGAGGCGGAGTTCCTCGGCTTCATCGACCGCACGGACGTATCCCAAGTCCGGGGCGTCATCGCCGGCGCCGACAAGTTCACTCGGAA is part of the Candidatus Poribacteria bacterium genome and harbors:
- the minE gene encoding cell division topological specificity factor MinE yields the protein MSDFLARIARWFQGQAPSREVARNRLQLILIQDRSGVDPGILDSLREDLVELIERYFHISEEGIEVELQRDEDRAALIANIPIVSLKARHRADIEKAASPAS